A window of bacterium genomic DNA:
AAATTCCTGCTTCTTAAAATACTTATAACTGTTGCATTTGTTTCTCCCTCTATTACTCCTTCTTTTCTATTTCCAGAAAAATCCCTTGCAACATAAAAATATTTTGGCATTTATTTTTCTCCCAAAAGTAATTTTAATTCTTTTATATTATTACTCCTTCCATACATTTCTTCTTTTGAAATCAATCCCTTTTTATACAGGGAAATCAAAGAAGCATTCATCGTTTTCATTCCAAGTTCTCCTCCAAGTTGTATCTGTGAATAAATCTGGGCAAAATTTCCCTCTCTTATCAAACTTTTTATTGCAGGTGTTGCTATCATGATTTCAGTTGCAAGAATTCTACCATTTCCATCCTTTCTTGGTATTAATTGTTGAACTATTACTCCTATAATTACAAGAGAAAGTTGAGTCCTTATTGTTGGTTGCTGGTCCCCAGAAAAAACATTTACAATCCTTCCCATTGCCTGAACAACTTCTCCTGTATGTAAAGTTGATAATACAAGATGTCCTGTTTCTGCTATTCTTAAAGCCGCCTCTATTGTTTCTTTATCTCGCATCTCTCCAATTAAAACAACATCTGGGTCCTGTCTTAAAACCCTTTTTAATGCTTCTGCAAAAGAATATGTATCCTGTCCTATCTCTCTCTGTTCAACAATTGATTTTTTATATTTAAAAAGGTATTCAATAGGGTCTTCAATTGTTATAATATGTAGTGATTCTCTTTCATTTAAGTATTCAACCATGGAAGCAAGTGTTGTTGATTTTCCACTTCCTGTTGGACCACATATTAAAATTAAACCATAAGGATTTGAAAGCATTTTTTTTATAACATCAGAAGGAAGTCCAAGTTCTTCAAAAGTAGGAATTTTATCTTTAATAGGTCTTATTGAAATTCCTATTGTCCCTCTTTGATAATGTAAATTGATTCTGAACCTTCCAACACCGTCAATTCCATAAGAAAGATCAAGTTCTTTTGTATTTTCAAATATTTTTATTTGTTCCTGACTCAAAATTGAATAAATTAGTTTTTTACATTCTTCATTTGATAAAGCAGGAAAGGGTACTGGATACAAAATTCCATCTATTCTTATATGTGGGGGCAATTTTGCAAGTAAGTGAATATCAGATGCTTTCTGGTTAACTGCATATTTTAATAAATCGTCAATTGTAAAATTACTCATATTGTTACTGTTAATGCTTCAGAAAGTGTGGTTATACCATCAATAACCTTTTTTATTGCCTGTTCTTTTAATATCTTCATTCCATGACTTTTAGCAAAATCTCTTATTTCATCATCACTTTTTTTCTTTAAAACCATTTCTCTTATTTCTCTTGTAAACTCTAAAACCTCATATATTGCAATCCTTCCATAATAACCTGTAAAATCACAGAGAGAACAACCTTTACCTTTATATGCAATTATATCCTTCCTTTCTATATAATAATTTCTCAACATTTCTGTTCCCTCTTCGTCAATAGTTTTACATTCATTACAAATTTTTCTTACCAATCTCTGTGCAAGAACTAAATTTATAGCATCTGCAATCAAATACGGTTCAACGCCCATATAATAAAGTCGGGAAATTGTTGAAACAGTATCATTTGTATGTAGTGTTGATATAACGAGATGCCCTGTTAATGACGCCTGTATTGCTATCTGTGCTGTTTCAATGTCTCTTATTTCTCCAACCATTATAACATCAGGGTCCTGCCTTAATAAATTTCTTAAAACACTTGCAAAAGTCAGTCCTATTTTTGGTTTAATTTGAACTTGATTTATTCCTTCAAGTTGATATTCAACAGGGTCTTCAATGGTAACTATATTTTTTTCAGGTGTATTTATAAAACTGAGTCCTGAATATAAAGTTGTTGTTTTTCCACTTCCTGTTGGTCCTGTAACAATTATCATTCCATAAGGTCTTTTTAGAGCATTTTTGAACTTTTCAAGTTCTTCTTTTTCAAATCCAAGTTCTTCCATATTTAAAACAAGTTTTTCTTTATCAAGTAATCTCATAACTACTTTTTCTCCATATATTGTTGGAAGTGTTGAAATTCTTATGTCAAATTCTTTTG
This region includes:
- a CDS encoding type IV pilus twitching motility protein PilT; this encodes MSNFTIDDLLKYAVNQKASDIHLLAKLPPHIRIDGILYPVPFPALSNEECKKLIYSILSQEQIKIFENTKELDLSYGIDGVGRFRINLHYQRGTIGISIRPIKDKIPTFEELGLPSDVIKKMLSNPYGLILICGPTGSGKSTTLASMVEYLNERESLHIITIEDPIEYLFKYKKSIVEQREIGQDTYSFAEALKRVLRQDPDVVLIGEMRDKETIEAALRIAETGHLVLSTLHTGEVVQAMGRIVNVFSGDQQPTIRTQLSLVIIGVIVQQLIPRKDGNGRILATEIMIATPAIKSLIREGNFAQIYSQIQLGGELGMKTMNASLISLYKKGLISKEEMYGRSNNIKELKLLLGEK
- a CDS encoding ATPase, T2SS/T4P/T4SS family, with the translated sequence MERKELGQLLLEKGLITSEQLEEAIRIQNETKKFLGEILVEKNYVNKEDILNALTEQKKATYVDLSKFKGIKAEIVKLIDENIARRFTCIPIAKENDTLTIAMKDPTDIIAIDTLKRITGMKIKVVKGDEFKIIELIDKFYSGFDNIPETISELEEITEEKEEIDVAQLKVAAEDAPIVRFVNSLFVKAIEKRATDIHLEPGEKDVSVRFRIDGILHKLPAPPKNAYPGVVTRLKILSNLDIGERRLPQDGRIKIKIGTKEFDIRISTLPTIYGEKVVMRLLDKEKLVLNMEELGFEKEELEKFKNALKRPYGMIIVTGPTGSGKTTTLYSGLSFINTPEKNIVTIEDPVEYQLEGINQVQIKPKIGLTFASVLRNLLRQDPDVIMVGEIRDIETAQIAIQASLTGHLVISTLHTNDTVSTISRLYYMGVEPYLIADAINLVLAQRLVRKICNECKTIDEEGTEMLRNYYIERKDIIAYKGKGCSLCDFTGYYGRIAIYEVLEFTREIREMVLKKKSDDEIRDFAKSHGMKILKEQAIKKVIDGITTLSEALTVTI